From the genome of Papaver somniferum cultivar HN1 chromosome 2, ASM357369v1, whole genome shotgun sequence, one region includes:
- the LOC113348179 gene encoding uncharacterized protein LOC113348179 — protein sequence MEPTPSPVLAKKLWSMVRIVILMMRKGISSKNKLMVDFHLMMKRGKIASKAIGNMMLHHHYHNHISNLSCKPQDPNLAFINPSRIRDYEFSCSNSPAFPSFHVSKNRKHHNHYNSYYRHHNSKNSYHNGGTTVNDMTTVSAVKKVLEMLNNEGLTTDQSGASPVVPGFGGYGRNSPFVRQLRITDSPFPLKNSDEEDCHVDKEAEEFIKNFYNQLRLQN from the coding sequence ATGGAACCCACACCATCACCAGTACTAGCAAAGAAATTATGGAGTATGGTTAGAATAGTAATCTTGATGATGAGAAAAGGGatatcatcaaaaaataaattaatggTTGATTTTCATTTGATGATGAAACGTGGAAAGATAGCAAGCAAAGCTATAGGAAATATGATGTtgcatcatcattatcataaTCATATATCAAATCTCAGTTGTAAACCACAAGATCCAAATCTTGCTTTCATAAACCCTAGTCGTATCAGAGATTATGAGTTCAGTTGTAGTAATAGTCCTGCTTTCCCATCATTCCATGTCAGCAAGAATCGGAAACACCATAATCATTACAACAGTTATTATCGTCATCATAATAGTAAAAACAGTTATCACAACGGCGGCACCACTGTTAACGATATGACGACTGTCAGTGCGGTTAAGAAGGTTCTTGAAATGTTGAACAATGAAGGTTTAACCACGGATCAGTCAGGTGCTTCACCTGTTGTACCAGGATTTGGAGGATATGGAAGGAATAGTCCGTTTGTTAGACAGTTGAGGATAACGGATTCACCATTTCCGTTAAAGAATAGTGATGAGGAAGACTGCCACGTTGATAAAGAAGCTGAAGAATTTATTAAGAACTTTTACAATCAGTTGAGGTTGCAAAACTAA